Genomic DNA from Bacteroides sp.:
ACCCAAAGTTTCCCGATACCTTTTGGTCTTTCACGTATGCTTTAAGTTTTATCGGAAAGAAGGCGGCCTTCCCGCCGCTTGGCCTGCTCACGGTAGCGTCCCTTTTACCGGAAGAATGGCCTAAGCGCCTTGTGGATGTAAATGTGGATAACCTTACGGATAAAGACCTTTTGTGGGCGGATATGGCCTTTATAGGGGGTATGGCGATTCAGCGGAAATCGGCCAAACAAATAATCGCCCTGTGCAATGCTTCCAACTTAAAAGTCATTGCCGGAGGGCCTCTTTTTACTTCTGAACCCGATGAATTCAAGGAGGTGGATCATCTCGTGCTCGACGAAGCGGAATTGACACTTCCCGCTTTTCTGTCGGATCTGGAAAATGGACAGCCTAAAAAGATCTACAGGGCTTCCGGTTTCTGCGATCTTTGCGACACCCCGACTCCTTCGTGGAATCTGTTAAAAATGAAGCGATATGCCTCCATGAACATTCAGTTTTCCAGGGGATGCCCTTTTAATTGCGAATTTTGCAATGTAACGGCACTATTCGGTCACCGATCCCGTGTAAAAACACCACAACAAGTTATCGCGGAGCTGGACCTTATTTATAATTCGGGCTGGCGAGGCAGTATATTTTTTGTTGACGACAATTTTATTGGAAACAAGCATTATCTTAAAACGCATTTGTTGCCCGCTCTGATCGAATGGCGAAAAGATAAAAAAGGATGTATTTTTTTCACGGAGGCCTCTATCAATCTGGCAGATGATCCTGAACTCCTGGAAATGATGGTAAAGGCGGGATTCGATTCGGTTTTTATCGGTATCGAGTCGCCTGATGAAGCCAGTCTGACGGAATGTCGTAAAACCCAGAACAAAAACCGGGACCTGCTTGAAAGCGTCAAAATTATCCACCGTTCAGGGTTGCAGGTGATGGGCGGTTTCATTGTGGGCTTTGACAATGACAGGCCTTCTATTTTTCAGCGGCAGATCGATTTCATTCAAAACAGCGGGATCGTCACCGCAATGGTTGGAATGCTCCAGGCCCCTCCGGGAACACGTCTCTTTGACCGGCTTCAACGGGAAAGTCGGGTGGTCAATACTTTTTCCGGGGATAATGTTGATGGAACAACCAATATTATTCCCAAAATGGGCATAGACAGCCTTCTGGATGGGTATCAATCGGTCATGAAACAGATTTATTCACCTGAAAACTACTACCGGCGAGTCAGAACTTTATTCAGGGAACTTAAGGCGCCTGAAATTAGACAACCAATAAATTTTCAGCGGCTCCTTTCAATCTTTCGGTCTGCTATACGGCTCGGGGTTTTGGGGAAGGAGCGGTTTCATTACTGGCAGCTGATTTTATGGACTATCATTCGCAAGCCAGGTTTGATATCACTCGCGATTACTCTGTCAATATACGGGTATCATTACCGTAAAATTTGTAAACTGTATATTCTTTAAATGGTAAACTCCTATGAAATCATGGACGAATAACACAATGGAAAGGAAATATCATGACAACTTACCTGGAAGACAAAGATATCGAGCAATTAATGGCTGAGGCCGATGAAATCATACGACGGATTAATTCTGATTTCATCAAAGAGATGGAAGAAGAGGATCGCCTGCAGATTGAAATATACGCTCAAAACCTGAAGGAGCGCAAGTCCGAGATTCAGAGGATCAGGAAGGAAGGAAAATCAGAAACAGGCTCTGGTGCCCAAGGAATGCACGAGGCAATCGATGATATTGTGAAGGCCATCAATGAATTGAAAAAATATTTTAGTGATTTTGGTCAACCGCCTTTGAATAAGAAGCCGGCTTCTTAGTTGCTTAAAAGTGCTCCACCCGGTTGCCTTGTGTCCAAACCGGTAAATAAAAGGTTTCAGTGTTCAGGTGTCAGGCCTGGTTTCGGGCAGGTGAAAGGCCTCTAAGAACGCTGAAACCTTTTTTTAGGATTAATTTCGTTCCCATGCTTTGCGTAAGAATTTATAATAGGAGCAAGGAAAAAAACTGTGCTTTCAGAATTCAACGCGTGCTGCTAGGTTGAAAAATAGGCAATTCATTATGAAAAAAATCGGAATTATTGCAGGTGCAGGAATACTTTTGGTCATTGTGATTTTTGCATGGTGGGTCTTCAGCCGCCCTGAACGGGGTACAACCGGGTCGGTCAGCACGAAATTTCGCTGGCTCGGGCCCAACGACAAAATCGTGATTGACGGCTTTGACGACCCCAAAGTACAGGGAGTCGCTTGTCATATTTCCCGTGCGCAGACGGGTGGGGTAAAGGGAGAATTTGGCGTTGCGGAAGACACGAGTGATGCCGCCATTGCCTGTCGTCAGATTGGTCCAATCAGGATCATCGGCGAGCTCAAGGACGGCGAACGCGTTTTTGATGAGCACCGCAGTCTTGTTTTCAAGAAGCTTCAGGTCGTAAGATTCTTCGACCGCGAGCGCAACGTACTGGTTTACGTGGCTTATAGCGACCGGGTTATCGAGGGTAGCCCAAAGAACAGCATCAGCACGGTGCCGATCATGGGGTGGCCGGTTCCATAGAAAAGGAAATATCTATATTGAAGCACCACGAAGCAAACATTTTCACGAAAATTTTTAGTTTTCCGGGACGTCTTCGCAAGAATGCCCTCGCCCAAAAGAGCGTAGGCAACGACCTGCCGCTTCGGTCGGAGTTGTTCAGCTCCTCTCAGATGGAAGAGCACGGAAAGACCGTGGCAGGCTTGCACACCCTGGGTGAGGTTCATGGTGCAGAAAGGCTTTTGACGAGGCTTGCTAAAAACGAGGATGTCCTTTTTGACGTCCACGATCTTTTGACCAGGGCCGTGAAGTCAAACCGCAGGATTATTCCGGCAGCGGAATGGTTGCTCGACAATTTCTATCTAATAGAGGAACAGATTCTGGCGGCAAAGAAACTTTTACCGAAAGGGTACGCCAGGAAACTCCCGCGTCTTAAAGACGGCCCATCAAAGGGCCTTCCCCGTGTTTATGACATTGCGCTGGAGATGATTTCCCACAGCGATGGGCGGGTGGACTCGGAGAGCCTCTGCAGCTTTGTTGCCGCCTATCAGACGGTCACAACGTTGCAGTTGGGAGAATTATGGGCAATTCCCATCATGCTGCGTCTGGCGCTCATCGAGAATCTCAGGCGGATTTCAGCCCGAATTGCCATTGACAGGATTGACCGTGACCTGGCCGATTATTGGGCTGACATAATTTCAAAGACGGCGGAAAATGAGCCGAAAAAGTTGATCATCAGGGTTGCCGACATGGCACGATCAAACCCGCCCATGGTCAGTGCCTTTATTGCGGAACTTGCCCGTCGTCTTCAGGGACAGGGTTCCGCTCTTGCATTGCCCCTGGCCTGGATCGAGCAGCAACTCACAGAATCCTACCTGACCATCGACCAATTGGTTCAATCGGAGAATCAGCAACAAGCTGCTGATCAGCTTTCCATAAGCAACAGCATCGGAAGCCTGCGATTCTTGAGCGATATGGACTGGCGCAAATTCGTGGAGACAATGAGCGCCGTTGAACAAATCCTGCTGGAGGACCCTTCCGGAATCTATGGCGGGATGGATTTTAATACCCGTGATCAATACCGTCATATCGTGGAGGAGGTTGCAAAAAAGAGCGGATTCTCCGAAAAGGAAATAGCTCGTGAAGCGATCGGCCTAGCCCGACAAAAGACTGCCGGGAAAAATCGTGGTAACCGGGCTGATCACGTGGGCTTCTACCTCATCGATAAAGGGTTTCCCCAGCTGGAAGAGCTGGTGAGGGTCAGGCCGACGGCTATGGACGTTATTCAAAGAACCGGTCGCAGGTATCCTTTGTTGTTTTATCTCGGATCCATTCTTTTCTTTGCAGTGATCATTTCCGCCGGTCTGCTGGCAGAGGTCCGTCCAGCCGGTATGGGCGGACCTCTGCTCTGGTTCGTCGGTGTTGTCGTTCTTCTGTCGGTAAGCCGGCTTGCCATAGCTGTGGTCAATTTTTTTGCGACACGTCTTGCCAAACCGCTTCCGCTGCCACGAATGGATTTTTCCGAAGGAATTCCTTCCCAATTATCTGCCCTAGTTGTGGTTCCCTCCATGCTTTCAAGCACAGAGAATGTTGAAAAGCTGGTGGGTGATCTGGAAGTCCGGTTTCTGGCAAACCGGGACGTAAACCTTCGATTTGGCCTGCTGACTGACTTTATGGATGCTCATGAGGAAAAACTCCCCGGGGACGAACCGCTATTAATGCTGGTCCGGCAAAAAATTGAAGAATTGAACGGAAAATACGGGGGAAACGGTGATCCCTTTTTTCTTTTTCATCGGCCACGTCAATGGAATCAGCGGGAACGAATCTGGATGGGCTACGAGAGGAAGCGGGGAAAACTTGCAGAATTGAATTTGCTTCTCCGTAGCGGTTCCGGGAACGGTTTTTCTCTCATTGTCGGAAATATCGAAGTTTTACAGGAAGTGAAGTATGTCATCACCCTTGACACGGACACAGATCTTCCGCGTGATTCGGCATGGCAACTCGTGG
This window encodes:
- a CDS encoding B12-binding domain-containing radical SAM protein gives rise to the protein PKFPDTFWSFTYALSFIGKKAAFPPLGLLTVASLLPEEWPKRLVDVNVDNLTDKDLLWADMAFIGGMAIQRKSAKQIIALCNASNLKVIAGGPLFTSEPDEFKEVDHLVLDEAELTLPAFLSDLENGQPKKIYRASGFCDLCDTPTPSWNLLKMKRYASMNIQFSRGCPFNCEFCNVTALFGHRSRVKTPQQVIAELDLIYNSGWRGSIFFVDDNFIGNKHYLKTHLLPALIEWRKDKKGCIFFTEASINLADDPELLEMMVKAGFDSVFIGIESPDEASLTECRKTQNKNRDLLESVKIIHRSGLQVMGGFIVGFDNDRPSIFQRQIDFIQNSGIVTAMVGMLQAPPGTRLFDRLQRESRVVNTFSGDNVDGTTNIIPKMGIDSLLDGYQSVMKQIYSPENYYRRVRTLFRELKAPEIRQPINFQRLLSIFRSAIRLGVLGKERFHYWQLILWTIIRKPGLISLAITLSIYGYHYRKICKLYIL
- a CDS encoding CreA family protein encodes the protein MKNRQFIMKKIGIIAGAGILLVIVIFAWWVFSRPERGTTGSVSTKFRWLGPNDKIVIDGFDDPKVQGVACHISRAQTGGVKGEFGVAEDTSDAAIACRQIGPIRIIGELKDGERVFDEHRSLVFKKLQVVRFFDRERNVLVYVAYSDRVIEGSPKNSISTVPIMGWPVP